The following coding sequences are from one Verrucosispora sp. WMMD573 window:
- a CDS encoding erythromycin esterase family protein has translation MLVQRLGAPSDLDPLLERVRDARVVMIGEATHGSYDYYRIREQLTRRLVAECGFSFVAVEGDWPDCDRVHHSVTGAPGGAAEPQTALEGFERWPTWMWANAEVARFCRWLRAWNMERAEAARVGFHGLDVYSLWESMQAIFDYLGEEEPASLEAAQDAYRCFEPYGKRVEEYGAASRFVSARCEQEVIRLLARTREHAATDGPGAFSAWQNAEVVAGAERYYREMVAGGPGSWNVRDIHMTDTLDRLLDRYGPGARGVVWAHNTHVGDARATDMAADGMVNIGQLARERHGADQVVLIGFGSWRGTVIAAPRWGSPSEAMVVPPARPGSLEHRLHELMPERAVLVFGGPDQPGWVTDMLDHRAIGVVYDPSFESWGNYVPTRLGERYDAFIWCDETTALHPLPALAAPGEMETYPAGV, from the coding sequence ATGCTGGTACAGCGGCTCGGTGCGCCGAGCGACCTCGATCCGTTGCTGGAGCGTGTCCGGGACGCGCGGGTGGTGATGATCGGGGAGGCGACGCACGGCAGCTACGACTACTACCGCATCCGGGAGCAGTTGACCCGGCGGCTGGTCGCCGAGTGCGGTTTCTCCTTCGTGGCGGTGGAAGGCGACTGGCCGGACTGCGACCGGGTGCACCATTCGGTGACCGGGGCACCCGGCGGGGCGGCCGAGCCGCAGACCGCGCTGGAGGGCTTCGAACGGTGGCCGACGTGGATGTGGGCCAACGCCGAGGTGGCCCGCTTCTGCCGTTGGCTGCGGGCCTGGAACATGGAGCGGGCCGAGGCGGCCCGGGTCGGCTTCCACGGTCTGGACGTCTACAGCCTCTGGGAGTCGATGCAGGCGATCTTCGACTACCTCGGCGAGGAGGAGCCGGCGTCGTTGGAGGCCGCCCAGGACGCGTACCGGTGCTTCGAGCCGTACGGCAAGCGGGTCGAGGAGTACGGTGCGGCTAGCCGGTTCGTCTCCGCCCGGTGCGAGCAGGAGGTGATCCGGCTGCTGGCCCGTACCCGCGAACACGCCGCCACCGACGGGCCGGGTGCCTTCTCGGCCTGGCAGAACGCGGAGGTGGTGGCCGGCGCGGAGCGCTACTACCGGGAGATGGTGGCCGGTGGACCCGGTTCGTGGAACGTCCGGGACATCCACATGACCGACACCCTGGACCGGTTGCTCGACCGCTACGGGCCGGGTGCCCGGGGCGTCGTGTGGGCGCACAACACCCACGTCGGTGACGCGCGGGCGACCGACATGGCCGCCGACGGGATGGTGAACATCGGCCAGTTGGCGCGGGAACGTCACGGCGCGGACCAGGTGGTGTTGATCGGCTTTGGCAGTTGGCGGGGCACGGTGATCGCCGCGCCGCGCTGGGGCTCGCCTTCGGAGGCGATGGTGGTGCCGCCGGCCCGACCCGGTTCGCTGGAGCACCGGCTGCACGAGCTGATGCCCGAGCGCGCGGTGTTGGTCTTCGGCGGTCCGGACCAGCCGGGCTGGGTCACCGACATGCTGGACCACCGGGCGATCGGGGTGGTGTACGACCCGTCGTTCGAGTCGTGGGGCAACTACGTGCCGACCCGGCTCGGGGAACGCTACGACGCCTTCATCTGGTGCGACGAGACCACCGCGCTGCATCCGTTGCCCGCGCTGGCCGCTCCGGGCGAGATGGAGACCTACCCGGCCGGTGTCTGA
- the erm gene encoding ErmE/ErmH/ErmO/ErmR family 23S rRNA (adenine(2058)-N(6))-methyltransferase translates to MAPRRTRTTERDRSRRVLSQNFLADPAAVARFVDAARPDPHGLVLEVGAGRGQLTRPLAARCGRLTAYEVDPVAGTELARVCATLSNVTHRQADFLATAAPAEEFAVVGNIPWSLTAAVVRWCLAAPKLRTATLLTQLEYARRRAGDYGRWSRLTVLSWPEFDWRLAGRVPRTAFRPVPRVDAGILRIARRTQPLLPPQALPAYRRMVELGFGGVGGSLAASLAREHPRARLAAALRASRLDPDLPVGQVWPEQWLVLYRLLHAR, encoded by the coding sequence ATGGCGCCCCGCCGTACCCGCACGACCGAACGCGACCGGTCCCGTCGCGTGCTCTCCCAGAACTTTCTCGCCGACCCGGCCGCCGTCGCGCGGTTCGTTGACGCCGCCCGCCCCGACCCGCACGGTCTGGTGCTGGAGGTCGGTGCCGGGCGGGGGCAGCTGACCCGCCCGCTTGCCGCGCGCTGCGGCCGCCTGACGGCGTACGAGGTGGATCCGGTCGCCGGAACGGAACTGGCCCGGGTCTGCGCGACCCTGTCGAACGTCACCCATCGCCAGGCGGACTTCCTCGCCACCGCGGCTCCCGCCGAGGAGTTCGCCGTGGTCGGCAACATCCCGTGGTCGCTGACCGCAGCCGTGGTGCGGTGGTGCCTGGCCGCCCCGAAGCTGCGCACGGCCACCCTGCTCACCCAGCTGGAATACGCCCGGCGGCGGGCCGGTGACTACGGCCGGTGGAGCCGGCTGACGGTGCTGAGCTGGCCAGAGTTCGACTGGCGGCTGGCCGGGCGGGTGCCGCGTACCGCGTTCCGCCCGGTGCCCCGGGTCGACGCGGGCATCCTGCGCATCGCGCGTCGGACACAGCCGTTGCTGCCACCTCAGGCGCTGCCGGCGTACCGGCGGATGGTCGAGCTGGGGTTCGGCGGGGTCGGCGGCTCGCTCGCCGCCTCACTGGCCCGCGAGCATCCACGGGCCCGGCTGGCGGCGGCGCTGCGCGCCAGCCGGCTCGACCCGGACCTTCCGGTCGGGCAGGTCTGGCCGGAGCAGTGGCTGGTGCTGTACCGCCTGCTGCACGCCCGCTAG
- a CDS encoding Gfo/Idh/MocA family oxidoreductase: protein MRFGLFGTGHWAAETHAAALEAHPRAELVGVWGRNPDKAAALATRFGTPAFDEIDSLIEACDAVAVALPPDVQADIAVRAATAGRHLLLDKPLALSVEDADRVVEAANRSGVASVVFFTGRYQPEVAAFIAATAAAGGWHTANVIRFASIFQPGSPYGQSPWRREHGALWDVGPHALAVLLPVLGRVARVAATDGPGGLVHLLLSHADGATSTVSLTLDAPPRSVAAEFVFYGESGIQRLPNGGASPATAFAVAIDQLLAEIDAGSRDHRCDVRFGREVVAVLDAAETARAQGTVIDVPA from the coding sequence ATGCGGTTCGGGTTGTTCGGCACCGGGCACTGGGCGGCGGAGACGCACGCGGCGGCGCTCGAGGCGCACCCGAGGGCGGAGCTGGTCGGCGTGTGGGGGCGCAACCCCGACAAGGCCGCCGCGCTGGCCACCCGCTTCGGGACGCCCGCGTTCGACGAGATCGACTCGCTGATCGAGGCGTGCGACGCGGTGGCCGTCGCACTGCCGCCCGACGTTCAGGCGGACATCGCCGTCCGGGCCGCCACCGCCGGTCGGCACCTGCTGCTGGACAAGCCGCTGGCGTTGAGCGTCGAAGACGCGGACCGGGTGGTCGAGGCGGCCAACAGGTCGGGTGTGGCTTCGGTGGTCTTCTTCACCGGCCGGTACCAACCCGAGGTCGCCGCCTTCATCGCCGCGACCGCCGCGGCTGGAGGCTGGCATACCGCCAACGTGATCCGGTTCGCCTCGATCTTCCAGCCCGGCAGCCCGTACGGGCAGTCGCCGTGGCGGCGGGAGCACGGCGCGCTGTGGGACGTCGGCCCGCACGCGCTGGCCGTCCTGCTGCCGGTCCTCGGCCGGGTGGCCCGGGTGGCCGCCACCGACGGCCCTGGCGGTCTGGTGCACCTGCTGCTCAGCCACGCCGACGGTGCCACCAGCACGGTCTCGTTGACCCTGGACGCACCGCCCCGCTCGGTCGCCGCGGAGTTCGTCTTCTACGGCGAGAGCGGCATCCAGCGACTGCCGAACGGTGGTGCCAGCCCGGCGACCGCTTTCGCAGTGGCGATCGACCAGTTGCTGGCCGAGATCGACGCCGGCAGCCGCGACCACCGCTGCGACGTGCGGTTCGGCCGCGAGGTGGTGGCGGTGCTCGACGCCGCCGAGACCGCCCGCGCGCAGGGCACCGTGATCGACGTGCCGGCCTGA
- a CDS encoding DUF2795 domain-containing protein, which yields MTDSGAALHEYLAGLDYPVSREDLIRWCQENGASTEQLQAVRALPVDQFSSPTELTEALGTLP from the coding sequence ATGACCGACAGCGGTGCCGCCCTGCACGAATACCTCGCCGGGCTGGACTATCCCGTCTCCCGCGAGGACCTGATCCGCTGGTGCCAGGAGAACGGCGCGAGCACCGAACAGTTGCAGGCCGTACGGGCGCTGCCGGTGGACCAGTTCAGCTCGCCCACCGAGCTGACCGAGGCGCTGGGCACCCTGCCCTGA